One genomic region from Bactrocera tryoni isolate S06 chromosome 3, CSIRO_BtryS06_freeze2, whole genome shotgun sequence encodes:
- the LOC120771366 gene encoding alkyldihydroxyacetonephosphate synthase: METANIRFNALPQAPSCGSHSVGECRSNNCSSKLADAKEPVAAPATVLLDKRFSRQVQGVYPLRRQDVLKWYGWGYKDSQFYVDNGIIGFKGDKYPLEGCMLPYFTEWVYSKFNLRIEKNLPSPKMPTEFPAPTVNAPFLRELEATKLTSSQSGEDRLIRCHGQTLHDIYYLWRNEFKRIPDIVVWPHSHEDVVRLVALANRHNVVVIPYGGGTSVSGSITCPQVEQRMICVLDTSQMNRMLWLNKANLTVCFEAGIVGQDLERELQKLGLTVGHEPDSYEFSTLGGWVATRASGMKKNVYGNIEDLVVRVRLVTASGEVLERECMAPRVSCGPDFNHVIMGSEGTLGVVTEVVLKVRPLPAVKRYGSLVFPDFESGVQFMREVARRRCQPASVRLVDNEQFVMGQTLKPVRGWLAGLLDSLKKTYITAWKGLDLTKMCAATLLFEGNEEDVRREEALIYQIAKQFKGFPAGGDNGERGYILTFVIAYIRDFALNQEIVAESFETSVPWDRCSSLCRNVKRRVEAECHKRSIKNFIISCRVTQTYDAGACVYFYFGFRHTGIADPVATFEQIETGARDEILASGGSLSHHHGVGKIRSQWYENTVSKSGSALYLAAKRQLDPKNIFAAGNLLTKKSGVEASLHQTTVESSSLVKAKL, from the exons ATGGAGACAGCAAATATACGCTTCAACGCGCTGCCTCAAGCCCCCAGCTGCGGGAGCCACAGTGTCGGCGAATGCAGAAGCAACAACTGCAGCAGCAAGCTGGCCGACGCCAAAGAGCCGGTCGCTGCGCCCGCCACTGTGCTGCTGGATAAGCGCTTCTCGCGGCAAGTGCAGGGTGTGTATCCGCTGCGACG TCAGGACGTGCTGAAGTGGTACGGCTGGGGCTACAAAGACTCACAGTTCTATGTGGACAATGGCATCATCGGCTTCAAGGGTGACAA GTATCCACTTGAAGGCTGCATGTTGCCCTACTTCACCGAATGGGTTTACAGTAAATTCAATTTGCGTATCGAGAAGAATTTACCCTCTCCGAAAATGCCTACCGAGTTTCCGGCACCCACCGTGAATGCGCCCTTCCTGCGTGAACTCGAAGCAACTAAGCTGACGAGCTCGCAGTCTGGCGAGGACCGTCTCATACGCTGTCACGGTCAGACGCTGCACGATATCTACTATCTTTGGCGCAATGAATTCAAGCGTATTCCCGACATAGTCGTCTGGCCGCACAGTCACGAGGATGTGGTGCGGCTTGTGGCGCTCGCCAATAGACATAATGTTGTGGTTATACCGTATGGCGGTGGCACCTCTGTGTCTGGCTCAATTACTTGTCCGCAAGTAGAGCAACGTATGATCTGCGTGTTGGATACGTCACAGATGAATCGTATGCTGTGGCTGAATAAAGCCAATTTGACTGTGTGCTTTGAGGCGGGCATTGTGGGACAGGATTTGGAGCGCGAATTGCAAAAACTCGGTTTGACTGTGGGTCATGAACCGGACAGTTATGAGTTTTCCACACTCGGTGGTTGGGTGGCGACACGCGCCTCTGGCATGAAGAAGAACGTCTACGGCAATATAGAGGATTTGGTGGTGCGTGTCCGTTTGGTTACCGCGTCTGGAGAGGTGCTGGAGCGTGAGTGTATGGCGCCGCGTGTTTCGTGTGGTCCGGACTTCAACCATGTGATAATGGGCTCCGAGGGCACACTTGGCGTTGTGACTGAGGTGGTGCTGAAAGTGCGTCCACTGCCCGCCGTGAAACGTTATGGCTCGCTGGTTTTCCCCGATTTCGAGAGCGGCGTACAATTTATGCGGGAAGTTGCGCGTCGCCGCTGCCAACCGGCGTCGGTGCGGTTAGTGGATAACGAACAATTCGTTATGGGACAAACACTGAAGCCAGTGCGAGGCTGGTTGGCTGGTTTGCTGGATTCATTGAAGAAAACCTACATCACGGCTTGGAAGGGTTTGGATTTAACGAAAATGTGTGCGGCAACTTTGCTATTTGAGGGCAATGAGGAAGATGTGCGACGAGAGGAGGCGCTCATTTATCAGATTGCTAAGCAGTTTAAAGGATTTCCGGCAGGTGGTGATAATGGCGAACGTGGCTACATACTAACATTCGTCATAGCGTACATAAGG GATTTCGCATTAAACCAAGAGATCGTTGCGGAGTCCTTTGAGACATCTGTGCCATGGGACCGCTGCAGTTCGCTGTGTCGGAATGTGAAACGCCGTGTGGAAGCG GAATGTCACAAGCGTAGCATTAAGAACTTCATCATTTCCTGTCGCGTAACGCAGACCTACGACGCCGGCGCTTGCGTTTACTTCTACTTCGGCTTTAGGCACACCGGCATTGCCGATCCTGTCGCCACATTCGAGCAGATTGAGACGGGTGCACGCGACGAGATACTCGCCTCGGGCGGCTCGCTGTCGCATCATCACGGCGTTGGTAAAATACGCAGCCAATGGTATGAGAATACCGTTTCCAAATCCGGCAGTGCACTGTACCTGGCGGCGAAAAGACAACTCGAcccgaaaaatattttcgccGCAGGAAATTTGCTGACCAAAAAGAGTGGCGTAGAAGCGTCGCTGCATCAAACCACCGTTGAGTCGAGTTCATTAGTTAAGGCGAAACTATAA